The following proteins are encoded in a genomic region of Mycoplasma sp. NEAQ87857:
- a CDS encoding HAD-IIB family hydrolase: MNKPKIIFIDLDGTTMDTKAEKWFQKRPSEFTKEIVKQVSQTIPVVVSTGRGVNQRTKEIVESLGSSNYIAWNGAQTVIDGEVVSKEVINDDLAQELFNEIAKNNCFVVYNSNPREQAFVRNKLYKMVMGFGKHTARIYKEYNNDFPVYKALIWSISKRKIRKLADKWSKQFEGKLEIALSGSSNSIIEITRANVSKGDAEIAYCQRFNIDPKDAIHIGDSLNDASTKGKIGKLVAMKNSVPELIAMSDEVTEFTCDESGMAKYIQQFIKD, encoded by the coding sequence ATGAATAAACCAAAAATTATATTTATTGATCTAGATGGTACTACAATGGATACTAAAGCAGAAAAGTGATTCCAAAAAAGACCATCGGAATTTACTAAAGAAATTGTTAAACAAGTTTCACAAACCATTCCAGTAGTAGTTTCAACAGGAAGAGGTGTTAATCAAAGAACTAAAGAAATAGTTGAATCTTTAGGTTCAAGCAATTATATTGCTTGAAATGGAGCTCAAACAGTTATTGATGGAGAAGTGGTTTCTAAAGAAGTGATTAATGATGATTTAGCTCAAGAATTATTTAATGAAATAGCTAAAAATAATTGTTTTGTTGTATATAACTCAAACCCAAGAGAGCAAGCTTTTGTTAGAAATAAATTGTACAAAATGGTAATGGGATTTGGAAAACATACAGCTAGAATTTATAAAGAATATAATAATGATTTTCCAGTTTATAAAGCTTTAATTTGATCTATTTCAAAACGCAAAATTAGAAAATTAGCTGATAAATGATCAAAACAATTTGAAGGAAAATTAGAAATTGCTCTAAGTGGTAGTTCTAATAGTATTATTGAAATTACTAGAGCAAATGTTTCAAAAGGTGATGCTGAAATTGCATATTGTCAAAGATTTAACATCGATCCAAAAGATGCAATTCACATTGGTGATTCTTTAAATGATGCTTCTACTAAAGGTAAAATTGGTAAACTTGTAGCAATGAAAAATTCAGTTCCTGAATTAATTGCAATGTCTGATGAAGTTACAGAATTTACTTGTGATGAATCAGGTATGGCTAAATACATTCAACAATTTATTAAAGATTAA
- the dnaJ gene encoding molecular chaperone DnaJ, translating into MSKKKDYYEILGVDKNATTKEIKTAYRSLAKKYHPDKLKDGTSDQKMQELNEAYDVLSDDQKRKAYDTYGHDGTNGQQGYGNGFGGFGGFDAGSFSDIFENIFGGFGGSRTKSQNSPQRGDDLQMILDISFMDAIHGKTVVKKLDKYETCLTCAGSGAKSASDVINCDECNGHGIVQKVSNGFFGQTVQQIICPKCNGSGKTILHKCPNCKGKKYNKITKEVSIDIPAGCSESLRLRLNGFGGLGYNGGSNGDLYIGVRIKPHKFFQREGNNIYLDFPVSFIDLILENTITVPTPYGPVKIKLKSNYKNDQIISLPSKGVKGKYSTGDLKLKLKVIVPDLKRKELNGLKDVLKDINDHSNDDFVKAVEKEK; encoded by the coding sequence ATGAGTAAAAAGAAAGATTACTATGAAATTTTAGGTGTAGATAAAAATGCTACAACCAAAGAAATAAAAACTGCTTATCGTTCATTAGCTAAAAAGTACCATCCAGATAAATTAAAAGATGGTACTAGTGATCAAAAAATGCAAGAGTTAAATGAAGCTTATGATGTTTTATCAGATGATCAAAAAAGAAAAGCATATGACACTTATGGTCATGATGGAACTAATGGTCAACAAGGGTATGGAAATGGATTTGGAGGCTTTGGCGGATTTGACGCTGGAAGCTTTAGCGATATTTTTGAAAATATTTTTGGTGGATTTGGTGGTTCAAGAACCAAATCACAAAATTCTCCTCAACGTGGGGATGATTTACAAATGATCCTTGATATTTCATTTATGGATGCTATCCATGGAAAAACTGTTGTTAAAAAGCTTGATAAATACGAAACTTGTTTAACTTGCGCTGGAAGTGGTGCTAAAAGTGCTAGCGATGTTATTAATTGTGATGAATGTAATGGTCATGGAATTGTACAAAAAGTATCTAATGGATTTTTTGGGCAAACTGTTCAACAAATTATTTGTCCAAAATGTAATGGTTCAGGTAAAACAATCTTGCATAAATGTCCTAACTGTAAAGGTAAAAAATATAATAAGATTACTAAAGAAGTATCAATTGACATTCCTGCAGGATGCTCTGAAAGCTTAAGATTAAGATTAAATGGTTTTGGTGGATTAGGATACAATGGTGGTTCTAATGGAGATTTATATATTGGAGTTAGAATTAAACCTCATAAATTCTTCCAACGTGAAGGAAACAATATTTATTTAGATTTCCCAGTTTCATTTATTGATTTAATTCTTGAAAACACAATAACTGTACCAACACCTTATGGTCCAGTAAAAATTAAACTAAAAAGTAATTATAAAAATGATCAAATTATTTCTTTACCTTCAAAAGGTGTTAAAGGTAAATATTCAACCGGAGATTTAAAACTAAAATTAAAAGTTATTGTTCCTGATCTTAAACGTAAAGAACTTAATGGTTTAAAAGATGTTTTAAAAGATATTAATGATCACAGCAATGATGATTTTGTAAAAGCTGTAGAAAAAGAAAAATAA
- a CDS encoding trigger factor-related chaperone, translated as MKFDSELINFNKEEWIKYQNETLNMLNEVYKDDKSKVNQALILENAAFLAKSKLDKKYYKAKEDSEHKRVYFAPVLLNSVLTVDELVVEARSYYFDEFDKLDVNFKPQAKFEYDKDLDEKSLEFADTYVQQYQFEVKSDRTKVAENDLVEVSITDPNTKEDRVGKVLVNEQTKHLFSNLIDKEVGQNAVIKDPSGVDVEVKILAIYEYKAQPITDENVAQLNLKGAKTLADAKKIIVDAVHEESFDEALVKYGEEVLKEMVQKNSFVSVNQEIFSYEFQRMISFYKEIDPEKLKADLFAGLTNYLWSNILLIEFDFSISNEEIQQEGAKVMAMTQNQADITVDKIMLIILFRKIGLRFLKTYQNEEYNLVTKYISVK; from the coding sequence ATGAAATTTGATAGTGAATTAATTAATTTTAATAAAGAAGAGTGAATTAAATATCAAAATGAAACCTTAAATATGCTTAATGAAGTATATAAAGATGATAAAAGCAAAGTAAATCAAGCTTTAATTCTTGAAAATGCAGCATTTTTAGCTAAGTCTAAATTAGATAAAAAATATTACAAGGCTAAAGAAGATTCAGAACATAAAAGAGTTTATTTTGCTCCTGTTTTATTAAATAGTGTTTTAACCGTGGATGAATTAGTTGTAGAAGCTAGATCATATTATTTTGATGAGTTTGATAAATTAGATGTTAATTTCAAACCACAAGCTAAATTTGAATATGATAAAGATCTTGATGAAAAATCACTAGAATTTGCTGATACTTATGTTCAACAATATCAATTTGAAGTTAAATCAGATAGAACCAAAGTAGCAGAAAATGATTTAGTAGAAGTTTCTATTACTGATCCAAATACTAAAGAAGATCGTGTGGGAAAAGTATTAGTTAATGAACAAACTAAGCATTTATTTAGCAATTTAATTGATAAAGAAGTTGGTCAAAACGCAGTTATTAAAGATCCAAGCGGAGTTGATGTAGAAGTTAAAATTCTTGCTATTTATGAATATAAAGCTCAACCAATTACTGATGAAAATGTAGCTCAATTAAACTTAAAAGGTGCAAAAACATTGGCAGATGCTAAAAAAATTATTGTTGATGCAGTGCATGAAGAAAGTTTTGATGAAGCATTAGTTAAATATGGTGAAGAAGTATTGAAAGAAATGGTGCAAAAAAATAGTTTTGTATCAGTAAATCAAGAAATTTTTAGTTATGAATTCCAAAGAATGATTTCTTTTTACAAAGAAATTGATCCTGAAAAATTAAAAGCAGATTTATTTGCAGGATTAACTAATTATTTATGAAGCAATATCTTATTAATTGAGTTTGATTTTAGTATTTCAAATGAAGAAATTCAACAAGAAGGTGCTAAAGTAATGGCTATGACTCAAAATCAAGCAGATATTACAGTTGATAAAATTATGCTAATAATTTTATTTAGAAAAATTGGTCTTAGATTCTTAAAAACATATCAAAATGAAGAATACAACTTAGTAACCAAATATATTTCAGTTAAATAA
- the ligA gene encoding NAD-dependent DNA ligase LigA, whose amino-acid sequence MNNINKKPEQKIIELTNLINEHNNNYYNLNQPTISDQEYDLLLRELEELESLYPEFIQQNSPTINVGAFANSKFQKVTHKIPMLSLAKAYSIEDIEKFVDNITKITKNSNPKFSIEPKIDGLSINLKYQNGKLIQASTRGDGKIGEDVTENIYQINSIPKFINYYQDLEVRGEVFLGKSNFLKINKQLEKEGSKTFANPRNAASGTLRQLDSKIVKQRNLNAILYDVAQPLEHNLTSQIQVINFLKDLNFNTNEYSYLANSFADLKTKISEFKDLKNTFDYDCDGLVIKYDDINQWNKLGFTAKFPKYAIAFKYETEEAITKIVDIKTTVGRSGKITYVAQLEPIELNQTTVTFATLHNYDFIYNLNININDEVKVIKSGEIIPKIIALVSKNSNDILPKTLNCPACESILEEIDDNVDQFCLNPNCDEKKIKQLVHFVSRQALNIVALGESTIRQFYEIGLITDFISIFDLKNKKDSILSLPLYQEKKTQNIIDAIEASKNITLQKALFALGIKHIGYQVAGLISKEIDKLYDLINLNLSILETINTIGTKITSSIAEYIQDSNNQELLKQLDEILIYTNQTTSNSQKLEGLIFVITGSLSKDRNYFKELIENNGGKVTSAISKNTNYLLAGEKSGSKLAKAQKLNISVINEEQFNELIK is encoded by the coding sequence ATGAATAACATAAATAAAAAACCTGAGCAAAAAATTATTGAATTAACTAATTTAATTAATGAGCATAATAATAATTATTACAATTTAAATCAACCTACAATTTCTGATCAAGAATATGATTTATTATTAAGAGAACTTGAAGAATTAGAGTCATTATACCCTGAATTTATTCAACAAAATAGCCCAACAATTAATGTTGGAGCATTTGCTAATAGCAAATTTCAAAAAGTAACACATAAAATACCTATGCTTTCTTTAGCTAAAGCTTATTCAATTGAAGATATTGAAAAATTTGTTGATAATATAACTAAAATTACTAAAAATTCAAATCCAAAATTCTCAATTGAACCTAAAATTGATGGTTTATCAATTAATTTAAAATATCAAAATGGTAAATTAATTCAAGCATCAACTAGAGGAGATGGAAAAATAGGTGAAGATGTTACAGAAAATATTTACCAAATAAACTCAATTCCAAAATTTATTAATTATTATCAAGATTTAGAAGTTAGAGGTGAAGTATTTCTTGGAAAATCTAATTTTTTAAAAATTAATAAACAATTAGAAAAAGAAGGTTCAAAAACATTTGCTAATCCTAGAAATGCAGCAAGTGGAACTTTAAGACAATTAGATTCTAAAATTGTTAAACAAAGAAATCTTAATGCTATTTTGTACGATGTTGCTCAACCTTTAGAACATAATTTAACTTCTCAAATTCAAGTAATTAATTTTTTAAAAGATTTAAATTTTAACACTAATGAATATAGTTACTTAGCTAATTCATTTGCTGATTTAAAAACTAAAATTTCTGAATTTAAAGATCTTAAAAATACATTTGATTATGATTGTGATGGTTTAGTTATTAAATATGATGATATTAATCAATGAAATAAATTAGGTTTTACAGCTAAATTCCCTAAATATGCAATAGCTTTTAAATATGAAACTGAAGAAGCTATAACAAAAATTGTAGATATTAAAACCACAGTAGGTCGTTCAGGTAAAATTACTTATGTTGCACAATTAGAACCAATTGAATTAAATCAAACCACTGTAACATTTGCAACCTTGCATAATTATGATTTTATTTATAATCTTAATATTAATATTAATGATGAAGTTAAAGTTATTAAATCTGGAGAAATTATTCCTAAAATTATTGCTTTAGTTTCAAAAAATAGTAATGATATATTACCTAAAACTCTAAATTGTCCAGCTTGTGAATCAATTTTAGAGGAAATTGATGATAATGTTGATCAATTTTGTTTAAATCCTAATTGTGATGAGAAAAAAATTAAACAATTAGTTCATTTTGTTTCACGTCAAGCTTTAAATATTGTTGCATTAGGAGAATCAACTATTAGACAATTTTATGAGATTGGTTTAATCACTGATTTTATTTCTATTTTTGATTTAAAAAATAAAAAAGATAGTATTTTATCATTACCTTTATATCAAGAAAAGAAAACTCAAAACATTATTGATGCAATTGAAGCATCAAAAAATATTACTCTTCAAAAAGCGTTATTTGCTTTAGGAATCAAGCACATTGGTTATCAAGTTGCTGGTTTAATTTCTAAAGAAATTGATAAATTATATGATTTAATTAATTTAAATTTAAGTATTTTAGAAACAATTAATACTATTGGTACCAAAATTACCTCTTCTATTGCAGAATACATTCAAGATTCTAATAATCAAGAATTATTAAAACAGTTAGATGAAATTTTAATTTATACAAATCAAACTACATCAAATAGTCAAAAATTAGAAGGTTTAATTTTTGTAATTACAGGTTCATTATCTAAAGATCGTAATTATTTTAAAGAATTAATAGAAAACAATGGCGGAAAAGTAACTAGTGCTATTAGCAAAAATACTAATTATTTGCTTGCGGGAGAAAAATCTGGAAGCAAATTAGCTAAAGCACAAAAATTAAATATCTCAGTCATTAATGAAGAGCAATTTAATGAGTTAATTAAATAA
- a CDS encoding DUF5378 family protein, with the protein MQVFIFVFITFISILIGSLLIKFFPKINNRYTQIAWSLIFLIYFIIFRYSIDIKELITIYQDNNPSLNARYSGIMSRIFFLDWCPAFALLISFAYLFDNKGRVIYIFSIMSIVGGYITLPTIPLSETIDHITLKYLFIGTDVNRLYFLMHWYLAVSGTISFIFYTKPKYSDVIYAHITAALYFIYVAFISLSLDVLHNVTGIRESDWRPGGEYENVIPILKVDFPYVIIVGFGMAYIFINSSLLIKAALHKHKKHIYHYFKNIKKSS; encoded by the coding sequence ATGCAAGTTTTTATTTTTGTTTTTATTACTTTTATTAGTATTTTAATAGGTTCATTATTAATTAAATTCTTTCCCAAAATTAATAATCGATATACTCAAATTGCTTGATCATTAATATTTTTAATATATTTCATAATCTTTAGATATTCAATTGATATTAAAGAACTAATTACTATTTACCAAGATAATAATCCTAGTTTAAACGCAAGATATAGTGGAATTATGTCTAGAATATTCTTTTTAGATTGATGCCCCGCTTTTGCTTTGTTAATTAGTTTTGCATATTTATTTGATAATAAGGGTAGAGTTATTTACATTTTTAGTATTATGTCTATAGTTGGTGGTTATATTACTTTACCTACCATCCCTTTAAGTGAAACTATTGATCATATCACTTTAAAATACTTATTTATAGGTACCGATGTTAATCGTTTATATTTTTTAATGCATTGATATCTAGCAGTAAGCGGTACCATTAGTTTTATTTTTTATACTAAACCTAAATATAGTGATGTCATTTATGCACACATTACTGCAGCTTTATACTTTATTTATGTAGCATTTATTTCTTTATCTTTAGATGTATTACACAATGTAACAGGAATTAGAGAAAGTGATTGAAGACCTGGAGGGGAATATGAAAATGTAATCCCAATCCTTAAAGTTGATTTCCCATATGTTATTATTGTTGGTTTTGGTATGGCGTATATTTTTATTAACTCATCTTTATTAATTAAAGCAGCTTTACACAAACACAAGAAGCATATTTATCATTATTTTAAGAATATAAAAAAATCATCCTAG
- the rpmB gene encoding 50S ribosomal protein L28 — MARKDVLTGKGPQSGNKRSHAMNASKRKFNVNLQKVRVTIDGQRMTLRVSAKTLKTLKTKGML, encoded by the coding sequence ATGGCAAGAAAAGACGTCTTAACAGGTAAAGGACCTCAATCAGGAAATAAGCGTTCACACGCTATGAATGCTTCAAAGAGAAAATTTAATGTTAACCTTCAAAAAGTTAGAGTTACTATTGATGGTCAAAGAATGACACTAAGAGTAAGTGCTAAAACATTAAAAACTTTAAAAACCAAAGGAATGTTATAA
- a CDS encoding sigma factor-like helix-turn-helix DNA-binding protein produces MSNKKSIENVSRYIDLFEKYQNLLTQNQKQVFMLYYYEDLSYAEVAKITATTRTAAYDALNKAIKKLEKLDKELGTDA; encoded by the coding sequence ATGAGCAATAAAAAATCAATCGAAAATGTTTCACGCTATATTGATTTATTTGAAAAATATCAAAATTTACTCACTCAAAATCAAAAACAAGTTTTTATGCTTTATTACTATGAAGATCTTTCATATGCAGAAGTTGCTAAAATCACAGCAACTACAAGAACTGCTGCATATGATGCTTTAAATAAAGCTATTAAAAAATTAGAAAAACTAGATAAAGAATTAGGTACAGATGCCTAA
- the parE gene encoding DNA topoisomerase IV subunit B produces MIDNKYTADSITQLKGLEAVRKRPGMYIGGTDVHGLHHLVWEIIDNSIDEALAGFANEINVTLNTDGSVCVSDNGRGIPVQKAKGQSKTAVELVFTELHAGGKFNSGAYKTSGGLHGVGSSVVNALSTKLVAIVNRDGKTYETIFNQDKIVQRTKEIGVSNQTGTTVCFWPDYSFFKKAKLSFSKISERLKESSFLISNLKITLEDKNTSIKETYQYQNGLEAFLEFINDSKISINKPVAYIDTKKEIEVNFAFQWTDSYNELILSFVNNVKTKDGGTHETGLKSAITKTFNDFAAKEGILKGKNTFDGEDIREGFSCILSLKIPEHLLEFVGQTKEKLGTPEAKNVVEEIVSKYLEMWIAENKQTAKKILEKVKRAYDLRIEERKRRQELRKSKKVLKDKIVLSDKLTPATSKKAEEKELFLVEGDSAGGSAKSGRDRKYQAILPLRGKVINTEKAKLLDILKNNEISTIINTIGAGFGKEFDIKKSQYGKIIIMTDADTDGAHIQILLLTFFYRFMKPLIEQGKIYIALPPLYKVTLKNNKQIHYAWDDEQLKDILDNIKGAYELQRYKGLGEMNADQLWETTMDPKSRTLIQATIEDASLAERRVSVLMGDNVANRKLWIDNNVDFSNEDDFIDKIA; encoded by the coding sequence ATGATAGATAATAAATATACTGCAGATAGCATTACACAACTTAAAGGTCTTGAAGCTGTAAGAAAGCGTCCTGGGATGTACATTGGTGGTACTGATGTGCATGGTTTACATCATTTAGTTTGAGAAATTATTGATAACTCAATCGATGAAGCTCTTGCAGGTTTTGCTAATGAAATAAATGTAACTTTAAATACTGATGGATCAGTTTGTGTTAGTGATAATGGTAGAGGTATTCCGGTTCAAAAAGCTAAAGGTCAATCAAAAACAGCTGTAGAATTAGTATTTACTGAATTACACGCTGGAGGAAAATTCAACTCTGGAGCTTATAAGACTTCTGGAGGTCTTCATGGGGTTGGTTCAAGTGTTGTTAATGCTTTATCAACTAAACTTGTTGCTATTGTTAATCGTGACGGTAAAACTTATGAAACAATTTTTAATCAAGATAAAATTGTTCAAAGAACCAAAGAAATTGGTGTCTCAAACCAAACTGGTACCACAGTTTGTTTTTGACCTGATTATAGCTTCTTTAAAAAAGCTAAATTAAGTTTTTCTAAAATTTCTGAGCGTTTAAAAGAAAGTTCGTTTTTAATTTCTAATTTAAAAATTACTCTTGAAGATAAAAATACTTCAATTAAAGAAACTTATCAATATCAAAATGGTTTAGAAGCTTTTTTAGAGTTTATTAACGATTCAAAAATTAGTATCAATAAACCTGTAGCTTATATAGATACTAAAAAAGAAATTGAAGTTAATTTTGCTTTTCAATGAACTGATTCATATAATGAATTAATTTTAAGCTTTGTTAATAATGTTAAAACCAAAGATGGCGGAACTCATGAAACTGGATTAAAAAGTGCTATAACTAAAACTTTTAATGATTTTGCAGCTAAAGAAGGTATTTTAAAAGGTAAAAATACCTTTGATGGTGAAGATATAAGAGAAGGATTTAGCTGTATTTTATCACTTAAAATTCCTGAGCATTTATTGGAATTTGTTGGACAAACCAAAGAGAAATTAGGTACTCCTGAAGCTAAAAATGTAGTTGAAGAAATAGTATCTAAATATTTAGAAATGTGAATTGCTGAAAATAAACAAACAGCTAAAAAAATTCTAGAAAAAGTTAAACGTGCTTATGATTTAAGAATTGAAGAACGCAAAAGAAGACAAGAACTTAGAAAATCTAAAAAAGTTTTAAAAGATAAAATTGTACTTAGTGATAAATTAACTCCTGCAACTAGCAAAAAAGCTGAAGAAAAAGAATTATTCTTAGTCGAAGGAGATTCAGCTGGTGGTAGTGCTAAAAGTGGTAGAGATCGAAAATATCAAGCTATTTTACCTCTTAGAGGTAAAGTAATCAATACCGAAAAAGCTAAATTACTCGATATTTTAAAAAACAATGAAATTAGCACAATTATTAATACTATTGGTGCAGGTTTTGGTAAAGAGTTTGATATTAAAAAATCTCAATATGGCAAAATTATAATAATGACTGACGCTGATACCGATGGTGCTCACATTCAAATTTTATTACTTACTTTTTTCTATCGTTTCATGAAACCTTTAATTGAGCAAGGTAAAATTTACATCGCTCTTCCACCTTTATATAAAGTAACTTTAAAAAATAATAAGCAAATTCATTATGCTTGAGATGATGAGCAATTAAAAGATATTTTAGATAATATCAAAGGTGCTTATGAACTTCAAAGATATAAAGGGTTAGGAGAAATGAATGCTGATCAGCTTTGAGAAACTACAATGGATCCTAAATCACGAACCTTAATTCAAGCAACCATTGAAGATGCTTCGCTAGCAGAAAGAAGAGTTAGTGTCTTAATGGGAGATAATGTAGCTAATAGAAAATTATGAATTGATAATAATGTTGATTTTAGTAATGAAGATGATTTTATAGATAAGATTGCATAA
- the trmD gene encoding tRNA (guanosine(37)-N1)-methyltransferase TrmD codes for MKINFLTLFPNYYEPFINESIINKAIEKKLISFDVVDFRNFSQSKHRKVDDEIYGGGHGLLLQVEPIDLALDSLKDRGGYKILVSPQGKVFNQEIANELAKQDQITFISGRYEGFDERVVELVDIELSIGDYVLTGGELPSMVMADSIVRLIPGVIKEESHTFDSFQGKGWLDYPQYTRPREYKGMKVPEVLFGGNHKEIQEWKEKAQREKTLKNRPDIFERIERMKDEK; via the coding sequence ATGAAAATCAACTTTTTAACACTTTTCCCAAATTATTATGAACCTTTTATTAATGAAAGTATCATTAATAAAGCAATCGAAAAGAAATTAATAAGTTTTGATGTTGTAGATTTTAGAAACTTTAGTCAAAGTAAACATCGTAAGGTTGATGATGAAATTTATGGTGGTGGTCATGGGTTATTACTTCAAGTAGAACCTATTGATTTAGCTTTAGATTCATTAAAAGATCGTGGCGGATATAAAATATTAGTTTCACCTCAAGGTAAAGTATTTAATCAAGAAATAGCCAATGAACTAGCAAAACAAGATCAAATCACCTTTATAAGCGGTAGATACGAAGGTTTTGATGAAAGAGTAGTTGAATTAGTGGATATAGAATTATCAATTGGTGATTATGTATTAACTGGTGGAGAACTACCTTCAATGGTAATGGCTGATAGTATTGTTAGATTAATACCTGGAGTTATAAAAGAAGAATCACATACATTTGATTCATTTCAAGGAAAAGGTTGATTAGATTATCCTCAATATACAAGACCAAGAGAATATAAAGGAATGAAAGTTCCTGAAGTATTATTTGGTGGAAATCATAAAGAAATTCAAGAATGAAAAGAAAAAGCTCAAAGAGAAAAAACTTTGAAAAATAGACCAGACATTTTTGAAAGAATTGAAAGGATGAAAGATGAGAAATAA
- the rpsP gene encoding 30S ribosomal protein S16: MVKIRLKRMGSKFRPVYKIVVADARAPRDGKFIEALGHYNPTTKELVLNKEQTAAWYKKGAQPTMTVANLFRAHKLTEELKK; the protein is encoded by the coding sequence ATGGTAAAAATTAGATTAAAAAGAATGGGGAGCAAATTTAGACCAGTTTACAAAATTGTTGTAGCTGACGCTAGAGCTCCTCGTGATGGAAAATTTATTGAAGCACTTGGACACTACAATCCTACAACTAAAGAACTTGTTTTAAATAAAGAACAAACAGCTGCATGATACAAAAAAGGTGCACAACCAACAATGACAGTTGCTAACTTATTCAGAGCTCACAAACTAACTGAAGAACTTAAAAAATAA
- the ftsY gene encoding signal recognition particle-docking protein FtsY, which translates to MSFFKKIINKVFRKEETKTVEQVNKEIKEKQHSEVINSDKFKKYESGLNSSSSFGKKILELQNKYHQINEEYFEELEEILIMSDINFKLVEVIIEKIKNEVKLNKITDTKLIGEIIADQMFVIYTNDSIIDTNLNFKDDRLNVFIFVGVNGSGKTTSIAKIANKYVQQNKKVLITAADTFRAGAVNQLEVWANRINADIVKPKKEGQDPASVVYQAMEKAKNENYDLVIIDTAGRLQNKVNLMNELQKMVSIITKFEPSAPHESLLVLDATTGQNGLSQAKSFKEVANLTGIILTKMDGTSKGGIVLSIKDEYNLDVKYIGLGEKIDDLQEFDLDLFIYQMTKDLINEQ; encoded by the coding sequence ATGAGCTTTTTTAAAAAAATAATAAATAAAGTTTTTCGTAAAGAAGAAACAAAAACTGTTGAACAGGTAAATAAAGAGATTAAAGAAAAACAACATTCAGAAGTAATTAATAGTGATAAGTTTAAAAAATATGAATCAGGTTTAAATAGTAGTTCAAGTTTTGGTAAAAAAATATTAGAACTACAAAACAAATATCATCAAATTAATGAAGAATATTTTGAAGAACTTGAAGAAATATTAATTATGTCAGATATTAACTTTAAATTAGTTGAAGTTATTATTGAAAAAATTAAAAATGAAGTTAAATTAAACAAAATCACCGATACTAAATTAATCGGTGAAATTATTGCTGATCAAATGTTTGTTATATATACTAATGACTCTATTATTGATACTAATTTAAATTTTAAGGATGATAGATTAAATGTTTTTATTTTTGTTGGGGTTAATGGTTCAGGTAAAACTACTTCAATTGCAAAAATAGCTAATAAATATGTACAACAAAATAAAAAGGTATTAATTACTGCAGCAGATACTTTTAGAGCTGGAGCAGTAAATCAATTAGAAGTTTGAGCTAATAGAATTAATGCAGATATAGTCAAACCTAAAAAAGAAGGACAAGATCCAGCCTCAGTAGTTTATCAAGCTATGGAAAAAGCAAAAAATGAAAATTATGATTTAGTAATTATAGATACTGCAGGTAGATTACAAAACAAAGTTAATTTAATGAATGAGCTTCAAAAAATGGTTTCAATCATTACAAAATTCGAACCTTCTGCTCCTCATGAATCGTTATTAGTACTTGATGCAACTACTGGACAAAATGGATTATCTCAGGCTAAATCTTTTAAAGAAGTTGCAAATCTTACTGGTATTATATTAACTAAAATGGATGGAACTTCTAAAGGTGGAATAGTTTTATCAATTAAAGATGAATATAATTTAGATGTTAAATATATTGGTCTTGGAGAAAAAATCGATGATCTTCAAGAGTTTGATTTAGATTTATTTATTTATCAAATGACTAAGGATTTAATTAATGAGCAATAA
- the rplS gene encoding 50S ribosomal protein L19, with product MRNNLLELVEKSQLRTDLVEFQTGDNVKVHVRIREGEKERIQIFEGLVISKKESGSRETFTVRKMSYGIGVERTFPLHSPLIAHIEVVRSNKVRRKRLYFMRDRKGKSARLKEIKRNK from the coding sequence ATGAGAAATAATTTATTAGAGTTAGTTGAAAAATCACAATTACGTACAGATTTAGTAGAATTCCAAACAGGAGATAATGTTAAAGTTCACGTACGTATTCGTGAAGGAGAAAAAGAAAGAATTCAGATTTTTGAAGGATTAGTAATCTCTAAAAAAGAATCTGGTTCAAGAGAAACTTTTACAGTTAGAAAAATGTCATATGGAATTGGTGTTGAAAGAACTTTCCCTCTTCACTCACCATTAATCGCACACATCGAAGTTGTTCGTTCAAATAAAGTTCGTAGAAAAAGATTATACTTTATGAGAGATCGTAAAGGTAAAAGTGCAAGACTTAAAGAAATTAAAAGAAATAAATAA